In a genomic window of Candidatus Eremiobacteraceae bacterium:
- a CDS encoding helix-turn-helix domain-containing protein: MTYETKLACPIQRTMAMIADKWKVIVIYNLGQRTMRFGELQRALEGITPKVLTRQLRDLEGDGLVSRRVHAEIPPRVEYSLTPLGRELLPILDQLHDWATRNSVSLLARREDRHKSERSPAA, from the coding sequence ATGACGTATGAAACCAAGCTGGCCTGCCCGATCCAACGCACGATGGCGATGATCGCCGACAAATGGAAGGTCATCGTGATCTACAACCTCGGCCAGCGCACGATGCGCTTCGGCGAACTGCAACGCGCGCTTGAAGGCATCACGCCCAAAGTGCTGACGCGCCAATTGCGCGATCTCGAAGGCGACGGATTGGTCTCGCGGCGCGTGCACGCGGAGATCCCGCCGCGCGTCGAGTACTCTTTGACGCCGCTGGGCCGCGAGCTGCTCCCCATCCTCGACCAGCTGCACGACTGGGCGACGCGCAACTCGGTTTCCCTGCTCGCGCGCCGCGAAGACCGGCATAAGAGCGAGCGCAGCCCCGCCGCCTAA